A single Larimichthys crocea isolate SSNF chromosome VIII, L_crocea_2.0, whole genome shotgun sequence DNA region contains:
- the vps33b gene encoding vacuolar protein sorting-associated protein 33B, with amino-acid sequence MAHSARRRDCPELPDFSLLKRLARDQLIYLLEQLPGKKDLFIEADLMSPLDRIANVSTLKQHEVDKLYKVEHKPVVSTSDQLCFLIRPRIQTVKWICDVANADKAAGKFRRYKIIFTPQKFYACEAVLEEQGIFGDVTTDEWAFNLLPLDDDIISLELPEFFRDNFLAGDQRWVRTAGSALHLLHSLYGPFSKIYGIGRCSKMAYESWREQVEEGEQRTHQAEIGKVFLIDRDVDFVTPLCSQVVYEGLVDDIFRIKCGCVEFGPEVTSSDKSMKVMLNSQDKVFNEIRNEHFSNVFGFLSQKARNLQTAYDKRRGMDIKQMKTFVSEELKGLKQEHRLLSLHIGASESIMKKKTKQDFQELLKTEHSLLEGFEIRECISFIEEHINRQVSMIESLRLLCLLSITENGLLPKDFRSLKAQYLQSYGVDHLLTFANLRQLGLLVEQQPGETLTVMESKVGKLVNDKTAGKLTDAFSSLAKKSNFRALSRKLNLVPKSDEEYDLRVPRDMAYIFSGAYVPLSCKLIEQVLDRDGWTGLEEVTRLLNGHEFAVSGSTGGDSKTKSDAQRIILVMFLGGCTFSEISALRFLGRERGYKFIVVTTAITNSSRLLEALLDNHA; translated from the exons CTCCCGGGGAAGAAGGACCTCTTCATCGAGGCAGATTTGATGAGCCCATTGGACCGCATCGCAAATGTGTCAACACTAAAG CAACATGAAGTCGACAAACTCTACAAAGTGGAACACAAACCTGTTGTCAGCACTTCAGATCA GCTCTGTTTTCTGATCCGGCCAAGAATACAAACTGTGAAATGGATATGTG ATGTGGCCAATGCAGACAAAGCAGCAGGAAAATTTAGAAGATACAAGATCATATTTACCCCTCAGAAG TTCTACGCGTGTGAGGCGGTGTTGGAGGAGCAGGGCATCTTTGGTG ATGTGACCACCGATGAATGGGCTTTCAACCTTCTTCCGCTTGACGACGACATCATCAGTCTGGAGCTGCCCGAATTCTTCCGAGACAATTTCCTG GCGGGAGACCAGCGGTGGGTGAGGACAGCCGGCAGCGCTCTGCACCTCCTTCACTCACTCTACGGCCCATTCTCAAAGATCTACGGGATCGGACGATGTTCAAAG ATGGCGTACGAGTCGTGGAGGGAGCAGGTTGAGGAGGGAGAGCAAAGAACTCATCAGGCTGAGATAGGAAAGGTTTTTCTCATCGACAGAG ATGTGGACTTTGTCACTCCTCTGTGTTCACAAGTTGTCTATGAAGGACTCGTGGATGATATATTTAGGATCAAATGTG GATGTGTGGAGTTTGGGCCTGAGGTTACCTCCTCGGACAAAAGCATGAAAGTCATGCTGAACTCTCAGGACAAG GTCTTCAACGAAATCAGAAACGAGCATTTCTCCAACGTCTTTGGCTTCCTCAGTCAGAAAGCCAGGAATCTCCAGACTGCTTATGAT AAGCGTCGGGGGATGGACATAAAGCAGATGAAGACGTTTGTGTCGGAGGAGCTGAAAGGGTTAAAACAGGAGCATCGGCTGCTTAGTCTAC aCATCGGCGCCAGTGAATCGATCATGAAGAAGAAAACGAAGCAGGATTTTCAGGAGCTGCTCAAGACTGAACACT CATTACTTGAAGGATTTGAAATCCGTGAATGCATTTCATTCATAGAGGAGCACATCAACCGACAG gtcTCCATGATAGAAAGTCTGAGGCTGCTTTGCCTTCTGTCTATCACGGAAAACG GACTCCTGCCAAAAGATTTCCGCTCTTTGAAAGCGCAGTATCTACAG AGCTACGGTGTGGATCACCTGCTCACGTTTGCCAACCTGAGGCAGTTGGGGCTGCTGGTGGAGCAGCAGCCGGGTGAAACACTGACCGTGATGGAGAGCAAAGTGGGCAAACTGGTCAACGACAAAACCGCAG GAAAGCTGACTGACGCCTTCTCCTCGCTCGCAAAGAAGAGCAACTTCAGAGCCCTGAGCAGAAAACTCAACCTG GTGCCAAAGTCAGATGAAGAATATGACCTGCGTGTACCACGAGACATGGCGTACATCTTTAGCGGTGCATACGTCCCTCTGAGCTGCAAACTCATCGAGCAG GTGCTGGACCGAGACGGTTGGACGGGACTTGAAGAAGTCACCAGGCTGCTAAACGGACACGAATTTGCTGTTTCAG GAAGCACTGGAGGCGATTCAAAAACAAAGAGCGACGCTCAGCGCATCATCCTCGTCATGTTCCTCGGCGGCTGCACGTTTTCAGAGATTTCGGCCCTACGTTTCCTcggcagagagagag